The Flavobacterium sp. 123 genome contains a region encoding:
- a CDS encoding transglycosylase domain-containing protein, which translates to MRTGKQKIILAAKILSVVFISAIVGFYFFRDELLQQTLVKVSNKMEQDYNSTFSVKKASFDGFAGVNLTDVILAPKGADTLFKIQKMKTSVSFWHLLIGDVQLGTLEIKNGYVQLTKKGNVKNFAAFLKKDNAVKTSTDKRDYAEFAYRIISKLLNLVPTDMSIENLTFKLDDNGKKARIDIRKLVLDDKELETAIDVKTNTFAQRWEIKGFADPRNKTADIRFFNRDTGAIKVPYFDERFNLISSFDSIRLNIEDIDRDGDELHIDGYAAIANLKVNHPKIASKDVVIKNARFDYRFLLGSDFISVDSTSTVEFNKIKFHPYLAYETEEDTIYKLKINIPKMKAQDFITSLPDGLFTNFQGMQASGNFDYNLDFMFNKNKPNTIVFDSKLNKENLRITKFGQANLNKLNGEFVYRAIIKNVLQRPILVGAGNPDYTPLNQISPYLKKCVLTTEDPSFFRHRGFITEAFKQSIIKNIKTKKFSRGGSTISMQLIKNVFLTREKTISRKMEEILLVYILENNRIASKERMLEVYFNIIEWGPNVYGIGEASRFYFQKSPSDLTLNECLFLATIIPSPKKFMYQFDGQGNLKGFAQKNQRYLSNLMLKRGILTSEDTLGQHGVYVSGNARSFLNIVKAQDSTATAVDSTAVDEFDFEFLKTPEEE; encoded by the coding sequence TTATTTTTTTCGCGATGAATTACTGCAACAAACTCTTGTAAAAGTTTCTAATAAAATGGAACAGGATTACAACAGTACTTTTTCGGTAAAAAAAGCTTCTTTTGATGGATTTGCAGGAGTGAATTTAACGGATGTAATTTTGGCACCAAAAGGAGCCGACACCCTTTTTAAAATTCAAAAAATGAAAACTAGTGTCAGTTTCTGGCATTTGTTAATTGGTGATGTGCAATTAGGAACTTTGGAAATCAAAAATGGATATGTACAACTTACCAAAAAAGGAAATGTCAAGAATTTTGCTGCTTTTTTGAAAAAAGATAATGCTGTAAAAACATCAACTGATAAAAGAGATTATGCTGAATTTGCGTACCGAATTATTTCGAAGTTATTAAATCTTGTTCCAACGGATATGAGCATCGAAAACTTAACCTTTAAGTTAGACGACAATGGTAAAAAAGCCAGAATTGATATCCGAAAATTAGTACTGGACGACAAAGAACTTGAAACTGCCATTGATGTAAAAACGAATACTTTTGCACAACGTTGGGAAATTAAAGGATTTGCAGATCCTAGAAATAAAACAGCCGATATCCGTTTTTTTAATAGAGATACGGGCGCAATTAAAGTCCCTTATTTTGACGAACGATTCAACTTAATTTCTAGTTTTGACTCCATCCGATTGAACATTGAAGATATTGATAGAGATGGGGACGAATTGCACATCGACGGTTATGCTGCAATTGCAAATTTAAAAGTAAATCATCCTAAAATTGCCAGTAAGGATGTTGTCATTAAAAACGCGCGTTTTGACTACCGCTTTTTGTTAGGCTCTGATTTTATTTCTGTGGATAGTACCTCAACTGTTGAATTCAACAAAATAAAATTTCACCCATATCTAGCTTACGAAACCGAGGAAGATACAATCTACAAACTCAAAATTAACATCCCGAAAATGAAAGCTCAAGATTTCATTACTTCACTTCCAGATGGTTTATTCACGAACTTTCAGGGGATGCAAGCCAGCGGTAATTTTGATTACAATTTGGATTTTATGTTCAATAAAAACAAACCAAATACAATTGTTTTTGACAGTAAATTAAATAAAGAAAATCTTCGAATTACTAAATTTGGACAAGCCAATTTGAATAAATTAAACGGAGAATTTGTATATCGTGCCATCATAAAGAACGTGCTACAACGACCTATTTTAGTTGGTGCTGGAAATCCGGATTATACTCCTTTGAACCAAATTTCACCTTATTTAAAAAAATGTGTATTAACTACTGAAGACCCTTCTTTTTTCAGACATCGTGGATTTATTACCGAAGCTTTCAAACAATCCATTATTAAAAATATAAAAACCAAGAAATTCTCTCGTGGAGGAAGCACCATCAGTATGCAACTGATAAAAAACGTATTCCTTACTCGTGAAAAAACAATTTCGCGAAAAATGGAAGAGATTTTATTGGTTTATATTTTAGAAAATAACCGAATTGCAAGCAAGGAACGCATGCTTGAAGTTTATTTTAATATTATCGAATGGGGACCAAACGTATATGGAATTGGGGAAGCGAGTCGTTTTTACTTCCAAAAAAGCCCTTCGGATTTAACTTTGAATGAATGCTTATTCTTAGCAACTATAATTCCGAGTCCAAAGAAATTTATGTATCAATTTGACGGCCAAGGAAACTTAAAAGGATTTGCTCAAAAAAACCAACGCTATCTTAGTAACTTAATGTTGAAACGTGGTATTTTAACTTCTGAAGACACACTTGGACAACATGGTGTTTATGTTTCTGGAAATGCCCGTTCGTTTTTGAATATCGTTAAAGCCCAAGATTCGACAGCGACGGCAGTTGATTCAACAGCTGTTGATGAATTTGATTTTGAATTTTTAAAAACCCCTGAAGAAGAATAA
- a CDS encoding NADP(H)-dependent aldo-keto reductase translates to MKYTTLPNTDIKVSKICLGTMTFGQQNTEADGHAQMDYALEHGVNFFDTAEMYSVPARQETYGSTEKIIGTWFKKTGKREEIVLASKIAGPNPNFTYMREKNDFSPASIKFALDQSLQRLQTDYIDLYQLHWPERKANFFGQRGFKVQDDAWEDNIHSVLETLDGFIKEGKINYIGLSNETPWGIMRFLEESKNFNLPRIKTVQNPYSLLNRQFEVGSAEVCMRENVGLFAYSPMAFGVLSGKFLTGESHPNARIKLFPQFSRYNSEQCTEATRLYQEVANKNGLSLTELALAFIEQQPFVTSTIIGATTVQQLKENIDTIKVSLSEEILKEIDAVHAVIPDPAP, encoded by the coding sequence ATGAAATACACTACTTTACCGAATACGGATATAAAAGTCAGTAAAATTTGCCTTGGCACGATGACTTTTGGTCAACAAAACACCGAAGCCGATGGACATGCCCAAATGGATTATGCTTTGGAACATGGCGTTAATTTTTTTGATACTGCCGAAATGTATTCTGTGCCAGCGCGTCAGGAAACCTACGGAAGTACAGAGAAAATAATAGGAACTTGGTTTAAAAAAACAGGTAAAAGAGAAGAAATTGTTTTGGCTTCAAAAATCGCAGGTCCAAATCCTAACTTTACTTACATGCGAGAGAAAAATGATTTTTCGCCAGCCAGTATTAAATTTGCATTGGATCAAAGTTTACAAAGACTACAAACAGATTATATAGATTTATATCAATTGCATTGGCCAGAACGCAAGGCTAATTTTTTTGGCCAACGTGGTTTCAAAGTTCAGGATGATGCTTGGGAGGATAATATTCATAGCGTTTTAGAAACTTTAGATGGTTTTATCAAAGAAGGGAAAATCAATTATATTGGACTTTCAAACGAAACGCCTTGGGGAATTATGCGTTTCCTAGAAGAAAGCAAAAACTTCAATTTACCAAGAATAAAAACAGTTCAAAACCCTTATTCATTATTAAACAGACAGTTTGAAGTAGGTTCTGCTGAGGTTTGTATGAGAGAGAATGTTGGATTATTTGCCTATTCACCAATGGCTTTTGGGGTATTGTCAGGTAAATTCCTAACGGGAGAAAGCCATCCTAATGCTAGAATTAAATTGTTTCCACAATTTTCAAGATACAATAGCGAGCAATGTACAGAAGCTACTCGATTGTATCAGGAAGTTGCAAATAAAAACGGTTTGAGTTTAACAGAATTAGCATTAGCTTTCATAGAACAACAACCATTTGTGACTAGTACAATTATTGGCGCAACAACAGTTCAGCAATTAAAAGAAAATATAGATACGATTAAAGTATCTCTATCTGAAGAAATTCTAAAAGAAATAGATGCGGTTCATGCTGTAATTCCGGATCCTGCTCCTTAA
- a CDS encoding OmpA family protein → MIKRVSIGLLILALSTSCVSKKIYNDLESKFADLKKENRNISDQNAELLKAKNQLELDSSALKSALEKANSDYAKLKSDYEASLNKFNVLQDSYTALEKNSNDALQSNMKKNRELLDELDDKAQALALEQERLNKSAQRLKELEDLIAAKEASMQKLKETLSKALNSFEGKGLTVEQKNGKVYVSMENKLLFNSGSWAVGPEGKKAVIEVGKVLGDNPDISVLIEGHTDDDAFTASGPIADNWDLSTKRATAIVAILSENKKINKQNLTAAGRGEFSPLASNATPEGKAKNRRIEIILTPRLDEISKMLNEIN, encoded by the coding sequence ATGATAAAAAGAGTTTCCATTGGATTACTGATACTAGCACTTTCCACCTCTTGTGTTTCTAAGAAAATCTACAATGATTTAGAAAGCAAGTTTGCTGATTTAAAAAAAGAAAACAGAAATATTTCGGATCAAAATGCCGAATTGCTAAAAGCAAAAAATCAATTAGAATTAGACAGTAGCGCACTGAAATCAGCTTTGGAAAAAGCAAATTCAGATTATGCTAAACTTAAATCGGATTATGAAGCCTCACTAAATAAGTTTAATGTGTTGCAAGATTCATACACCGCTTTAGAGAAAAACAGTAATGACGCTTTGCAAAGCAACATGAAAAAAAATCGCGAATTGTTAGATGAATTAGATGATAAAGCACAAGCATTAGCGTTAGAACAAGAACGTTTAAATAAAAGCGCACAACGTTTAAAAGAACTAGAAGATTTAATTGCTGCTAAAGAAGCTAGCATGCAAAAATTGAAAGAAACATTATCAAAAGCCTTGAACAGTTTTGAAGGCAAAGGCTTAACGGTTGAACAAAAAAATGGTAAAGTTTATGTTTCTATGGAAAACAAATTACTATTTAATTCTGGTAGTTGGGCTGTTGGTCCAGAAGGTAAAAAAGCCGTTATTGAGGTAGGAAAAGTGCTGGGTGATAATCCAGATATTTCAGTGCTTATTGAAGGACATACTGATGATGATGCTTTCACTGCTTCGGGTCCAATTGCTGACAACTGGGATTTATCAACTAAAAGAGCCACTGCAATTGTTGCTATTTTGAGCGAAAACAAAAAAATAAATAAACAAAATCTAACAGCTGCCGGAAGAGGTGAATTCTCTCCATTAGCAAGTAACGCAACTCCCGAAGGAAAAGCAAAAAACCGTAGAATAGAAATTATACTTACACCTAGATTAGACGAAATCTCTAAAATGTTGAACGAGATTAATTAA
- a CDS encoding exodeoxyribonuclease III, whose amino-acid sequence MRIISYNVNGVRSAISKGFIEWLQQANPDVICLQEIKAMEEQVPTLDFELAGYPYHYWFPATKKGYSGVAIISKIEPKNIVFGTGISHMDFEGRNLRVDFEDISVMSLYLPSGTNIERLDHKFMYMDDFQNYISDLKKEIPNLVICGDYNICHEAIDIHDPIRNKKVSGFLPEERAWLNSFLENGFIDSFRFLNKEPHNYTWWSQRAPGARANNKGWRIDYCLVSEPLKDKIKRAVILPEAKHSDHCPILVEIE is encoded by the coding sequence ATGAGAATTATTTCATACAACGTAAACGGAGTTAGATCCGCTATTTCAAAGGGATTTATAGAATGGTTGCAACAAGCTAATCCAGATGTTATTTGCCTTCAGGAAATCAAAGCCATGGAAGAGCAAGTGCCAACATTAGATTTTGAATTAGCTGGTTATCCGTATCATTATTGGTTTCCCGCAACAAAAAAAGGATATAGTGGCGTAGCAATTATTTCTAAGATAGAACCTAAAAACATTGTTTTTGGAACTGGAATTTCACATATGGATTTTGAAGGAAGAAACCTTAGAGTTGACTTTGAGGATATTTCTGTAATGAGTTTGTATTTGCCGTCAGGGACAAATATCGAGCGATTGGATCATAAATTCATGTATATGGACGATTTTCAAAACTATATTTCCGATTTGAAAAAAGAAATCCCAAATCTGGTTATCTGTGGCGATTACAACATTTGCCATGAAGCAATTGACATCCATGACCCGATACGTAATAAAAAAGTATCTGGATTTTTGCCTGAAGAAAGAGCTTGGCTGAACAGTTTTCTGGAAAATGGCTTCATAGATAGTTTCCGTTTTCTGAACAAAGAACCACATAATTACACTTGGTGGAGTCAGCGTGCTCCTGGTGCCAGAGCCAATAATAAAGGATGGCGAATCGATTATTGTTTGGTGAGCGAACCGCTTAAAGACAAAATCAAAAGAGCCGTTATTCTGCCCGAAGCAAAACATTCAGACCATTGTCCGATTTTGGTAGAAATAGAATAA